The following nucleotide sequence is from Oreochromis niloticus isolate F11D_XX linkage group LG9, O_niloticus_UMD_NMBU, whole genome shotgun sequence.
acacaaaataaGGGAAGAGAGAaaaccatggcaactatgttaatccctaaaTCCAGAGGTTTTTACGGCAGAACACAAGAGGAAtaccgtctggacatcacacgttctgtacagcatgagggttaatAAAACTGtactcatatgaatatgatgtgtaaatTGATTTAGTATTGTACCTCCATGCCACAGTGGCCgaattcttcaccccagtgaagaggtgatcgttTTCTCTTCTCATTTTAATAAATTGAGCCATTTGGTCTTTGTTCCCTAAAACATATCACCAAAAGgttaaaaaagtcaaaattagCTGTATGCAAGCGGCAATACATGGAAAAAACCATGGGACCCACCATACAAGCTAGATTCCGAGCAACTTTTACGAATCTTATCTTAATTAAAAATAACCATAAGCAAATGCCCAAAGCCTAACAACACAACCGCTACAAAAGTGTAACTTTTGTACcaccagattttcatatacttacatttaAAAGTATATTCCTCTCCTGCATTAACTCCCGCTTCGTCTGTGATTGTTATGAGAAAAATTCTCCTGTATGACcggctatgaattctgggatagttTGGGCCATGAAGGATATACtagacccatccttcaaatctggggaaaaggaggacgcatttgttgcCGCATTTGGAGGACtcttcgaatttggacagcctttgtTCCGTTGCTGTGATGTAATTGCCTACAAATGCAGCCATTGAAGCATGCTACCCCTCAATTTGGACACAGCCAGAGTGTTTGTTCTCTTTTGCTTGCCACTGGTCCGTTTGCGTATACCTGCATATCATTCTGCATGTCATTCAGTatttcaggtttgtttgttaGATTTTCCCAGTTCAGTTTTTTAGGTCTTGGTCCCCGCTATCTGTTCTTCTGTTAATTTTGTCACCACTTGTAAATAAAGTTCACTCGCAGTAAATCAGTGCCTGCACTTGGGTCCATCACTCACCACTTCACACGTCTGCTGCCTCAGCCTTGACAGAAGTTGTATTGTGTAATTGATTTCCAAATACTCCAAGAACAAgttccttttgtttttattgcaaatTTACTTGTATTATATCATTTTACTAATCATCAAAAAGACAAATCTTTGTCAGGCttcacaattaaaaacaaaaaaacatctttcCCTATATATTCTTTTAGTctacactttaaaaaattaacatACAATATATGTACAGCTCAATTTAGACTAAAATCACTTCTATTGATgggattttctttttgaaattcaTCACATCACATCGGACAGGAAAATGTATTAGTCCCTGTCACTGGCATTTCAAGAAGGAAACATACACATATTTGAATTGTACCTGAAACACTGTTGTACATTTCTACACACAACAAAATTGATAAGCTGCTTCAAAGATCTccaaagtaaaataaagcattttattCCAAAGCTCCTGAGcagaaagggagaaaaaacCATTTAGCTTCTACTTCAGTTTCTACTTTAACTTTCACTTTTCTATGACAGTCATGTTTATATCCATTATAAtgcatttatttgattttagaAACATCTTTTTAAATGTTCGAGTCTTCAGTGCAAACCACAGGATAAATATGCAGTTCCACCTCTACACTACCTCCAAACTAGCAAGCTAACAAACTGTGTCCAACACAAAAGTTAATACTAAATAGACAATTTCTCTTCTGGTTGGAGACTGAGTAACCTTCCTATTCCTATTGTGTGAGACCTGTgtctcaatattttttttccagttaacATCATTTAGGTTGTTAGTCTGATGAAAAAAGGAGTCTAAGTGAACAAAGGATTTACAAAGTTGTTAAACTAAGGAGAAATGCTCGACTACGCCACAGTGATGTATGATTCTTTGTTGAAGGTATGATTCTTCATGAAAATgcagcttttacttttttttatttgaataaatctTCCTTACAGTACTTTTAACTTGTCATGTTCAGGCTTGTGAGACAGGCTAGGTGAACCCTGTAGACATATGTGCAAGAACAAAACTAAACTTCGCAGGGGCCGCAGCCTAAgcagaagcccagacctccctctccacagccacctcctccagcttgtccgggggaacaccaaggcgttcccaggccagcggAGAGAtatactctctcctctctccagtgtgtcctgggtctgccccggggcctcctcccggtgggacatgcctggaacacctcatGCAGGAGGcgtccttgtcagatgcccaatacacctcaactggctcctttcgatgtggaggagcattTACTCTACTCCGAGACCCTCCCGGATGGCCAAACTCCTCACTCTATCTCCAAGGGAGGATCCAGCCACGCTTCGGAGGAAGGCCATTATTACCACTTGTAtctgcgatctcgttctttcagtcactaccaacagctcgtgaccatagatGAGGCGAGGGATGTAGATCGAcaggtaaattgagagcttcgcttttaggCCCAGCTCTCCCTTCATCACAACGGACCGGTATAGTGttcgcatcactgcagctgcagcaccaatctGTTGATCTCTCGTTCCCTTCTCCTGttactcgtgaacaagaccccaagatacttaaagtcctccacttggggcaggaactcgtccctgacccggagtggacACTCCACCCTTTCTTGGCTGAGGAACATGGCCTTGGATCTGGAGGTGCTGATTatcattcccaccgcttcacactcagctgcgaACCACTCCAGTGAGAGCTGGAGACCATGATGCCAGCAGAActacatcatctgcaaaaagcagagatgaaccaccaccccggtctgccaatccagagtTGTcacccctgatctccacgcaagaGGAGATCcttgaagtattccttccaccacACACTCGCCCTCCCCAGGCCTGGCTCCAAGGCGGGGCCCTGGTAACCCTATCCCAGGCAAGGTGAACCTTTTTCAGGCTGTTCCTGGCCGGGCCCCatggccaccagacgctcgccctccccgggcctggctccagggcagggccccggtaaccctatcccagaCAGGATGAACTGATCCATAGATCTTATacttggtcctgggtgagggaccagacaaactTAACGTGGGAGACCCTACCTACCTACAACATAGCCCCtaggatccctgggacacacaaacacctccaccacgataaagtAATATTGTGCTATGTTGACTAAAGCTTATCATGCAGTATTATTATGAGAAAAGAATTCATAATGTATAATCTGTAAAaagttagaatttttttttctgtctttataactggatatcattcatttttattgaaCTAATGCATCACAATAATGACAATGATGAAGACAACCTGAAAAGCTGAAATGTTCTAATCAATGATTAAATAAACTCCCTTAAAATAAGGGAGTTTAAGTTTATTCTAAGTGTTAATCTGAATGGATCGATGTTAATCAATATAAACCTAAAAGTTTTGATAAATATCCTCTTGACCATAAAGGTCCACAGTTTGTCCAGCAAAGGTCTgtgttacatatatatatccatTTTCATCAGCACTGCTTTGTTCTTCGCCTGCTTCCATTTTTGTCTCTTTCCCATCGGTTTCCTTTTTCTTCGCTCTTCCTGTTTGTTTAGTAAAATTCCTGTAGGTGTTCAGTGTCTCAACATTCAAATAGATCCTCTCCTCGTCACTGACGTCATCTTCTTCATTGCAGGTTTTTAGAGTcactgaaacacagcagagcagaTTCTTCTGGATGTCATGATCAAAACAAAGCAGCTGTTTTATCTAATATATTGTTTGCTTTGGTGAACACTGACCTGTGGTGTGGATATGGGCctgctgtgtttgtctcctTCTCCTGAGCATCAGGAAGACCACCAACAAGACCAGCAGGAGCAACAGGACAATAGAAACTACAGATGAGACCAGCAGCATCCAAGGAACTAAGAGAGAAAAGGTTTTTGTCAAATACGCAAGATAGAAAGTGGTTCTGTATTATTTATTGGCACTTCCTATTTCCTTTGTAATCATGGTTTTAGATAGTAAGGAGGTTCTTCTTTGGCAAACGTGTGTTAATCAGAAATGAGTTCAAGACACAGTACAGACAGGTCATTGGATGAATCTACAGTCGTATAGagccttttttttattgtttagaaTGACATTTGTATCTAACATGCATGTTTGGACTGTTAGAGAGAGCTGGAGCACCCACAGAAAATGATACACAGGCACAAATCTTGAAAATATTATCCTgttatttttgcagttttttccaTCCTATGAGTGGTGATATATTGATGTTTTAAGCATGAACCTACCCATAATGCAAAAGATTCTAATCATAAAGGGATGAATGTGTCATACACTCTCAGAAATAGAGGTACGAGAGAAGAACATTTTTGTACCTATAGGtacattttttgtaaatgttccCTTAAAAGTACAATACTGGTCTTTAAAAGTCCAGAAATGCCCCTTTAAAGGTTCAATTTGAAATAAAGTACAAATCTGTACCATTTTGACCTGTACTGCAGTGACAGTGGCAGAATGTGGTAATGGGTCAGCATGGGAAAATCTGGATGGGCCTGGTTAATTGTAAAATTCATATGAGATGTGAGTGTGCTCATAAAAGCTACATGTTATAATCAAATCTGTTGGTCCTCTCCTCTGTACGTAAATTATCCTATGATGCAAAGAATATCTGTAACCTACCTTTGTGTAAGTTAtgttaaattatattaaaaaaaacacacacacaatgacatGCAGGCACAACCaaatgatgttaaaaaaaaactggtcCATTTCCATTTTATTAAGTTCCAGTtataatttttaatgttttaaatcttGGTTGTAGCCTTCAAAAACGTGAAATCATTTTACTGTTATGTTTGGCCATTTACTTTTTCGCTTTTACTACATCCTAGAATTGTTCATTAATTGTGAGGTTTTTATGGAATTTGCAACATCAAGTTAAACCGAGGTTCTTTGGAAGTTAAAATGTCAAGCAGATTTTTATGTTACGGTGACTACATTTTGTAAGTTACAAATATAGTTCGCCAAGACAGCATAACGGTTTCTAAACAACTGCGCATTAATACCACAATGTTGTATTTTCATGTGTCAAGTTCGCAACGCGCATTAATCCCAAAGGCTGAAAAGCCAGCAGCGATGAGTGCTCCGCCTCCGCGCTGACTAGCGTTGACACAGAAAATGACTCTCAGGGGGTTATTGATGGAGGAGCTCCTTAAAAAGTTGATGGAAGAAGGCATTGATGTGTCAGACGACGAGGCGCAAAGGTTTAGAGGTAAGTCGggtgtgattttgtgtttttataaaaatTACAACGTGTAATTTTACAGTAGAGTTAGCAAAAGTCCGAAGAGCTAGATTTAACATGGGTGAAAGCTAGCAGTTAGCTAAGttttaaacaaagaaagatACAAATGTGGACTATttagaccaggggtccccaaaCTTTTTCCAGTGAGGGCCACAtaactttttccttctctgatGGGGGGCCAGTGTCAGTTTGTAACAGAAAAAGTGTGACGATCGCAGGTTTGCCgaaatgtaaacatttattgttttccAGAAAGCCACACATAACCAAATATTAATAACCCTTTCCAAGATCAAATAACCCTCTCTGggttcttcacagaaaaaaattaacGTAGGAAATACTTAATAACACTATTTATGACATCAATAATAACCAAATAACCCTCTCTGGGTTCTTCACAGAAAATATTAACGTAGGAAATACTTAATAACACTATTTATGACATCAATAATAACCAAATAACCCTCTCTGggttcttcacagaaaaaaagtcaGGAAATATATAATAACACTATTTATGACATCAATAATAACCAAATAACCCTCTCTGGGTCcttcacagaaaaaattaaCGTAGGAAATACTTAATAACACTATTTATGACATCAATAATAACCAAATAACCCTCTCTGGGTTCTTCACAGGAAGAAAGTTTCTGTTGTTTCACAATCTTACGCTTCAGTTGTCAGAGCAGAATCTTAAATGACACATATGAGCAGTCTCTCAAAGTTCTTGTGTTCTTTccttataatccagttttgtaGGGGTAGCCTAGTAGACACCACTGTTTGCTCTCTCTCATCAACTTCCCTCTGAAAACCACAAAGCAAGCAGGGTGAGAAACCGAACTAAGTGATACAGCACCTACACAGCACAAAACATTCTCACAAGCTTTTTTCAGTGGTTGTGGAGATGGATTTTATCCCAGTAGATTTTATGATTATATTTGTTTATACTCAGAATAACTCATTTAAGTCACAAAAGTGAGCTTACcttatgtatgtatgttcaTCAGTGTGAACTGTGGGCCTGCATCTGGCCGGTGAGAAGTTGAATGTCTGGTTCCATTCTAGTCACAGCCACTCTCAAACACTGATGCAGATGTTCATCTGTCAATCTTGATCTCATCGGAGATTTCATGAGTTTCATGCGTGAAAAGGTTTGCTCGCAGATATACGTGCTGCCAAAAAGTGTGGACATCTTCATTGCgtgtttttttatgttaggGTACGTGTCATTTGGGAGGGCGGCATAGAAGTCAACGAGACTGTTGGGCTTGAATGCATCTTTCAGAACATCACAGTTCTGTAACTCGGCCAGCTCAAACTGATAAAAAGGCTGGGCTTCATCGATGTCGGCAACAAAGGGGTTTTGGAAAAGACGGATTTCTTTTGCATGAGCATGTAGTTGACGGAATCGCACACTGAATTCCGCCTTCAGCATTTCCAGTGCTTCCACACACTTTTCAGCTGGGAACGGGACCGCTGGGTTCTCTGCAGAAAGGTTTTGGGTAGCAGGGAGATGGGTGAAGTTGTGCTTTTTCACTTGTTCCAAAAGCAGCGCTAGTTTCAACTCAAATGCTTTTATGTGGGAATACATGTCGCAAATGAGTTTCCCCTGGCCTTGTAGCTGCAAGTTAAGGCCGTTCAGCATTTCCGTCACGTCTGTTAAAAATGCCAGGTGCCACTTCCATTCTGGGTCGATCAGCTCTGGGACCGTTTTGCCTTTTGAATGAAGAAATGCGTTAATTTCGGGTAGCAGCTCGTAAAAACGCCTCAAAACTCTGCCGCGGCTCAACCATCGGACCTCTGTGTAGTACAGCACATCTCCGTACGCAGATTCCAGTTCAGACAGGAATTGTTGGAACTGCCTGTGTTTAAGTCCATTTGCTCTAATGAAGTTTATGCATGACACCACAGCCTTCATG
It contains:
- the LOC109200390 gene encoding general transcription factor II-I repeat domain-containing protein 2-like, whose amino-acid sequence is MAKRLGKRKIDSECRVFNLQWTHDYFFVQCKEKAVCLICQETVAVFKEYNLRRHYECRHKDKYDSLQGQMRTDKISKLKSGLLAQQTAFVRQTQLNQSSVRASFRVAQLIASYGKPFTEGEFVKKCLNVVVEEVCPDKKDVFNAVSLSASTITRRVEEIGGNVYAQLQQKTKEFDFFSLALDESTDVQDTAQLLIFIRGVSANFEMCEELAALQSLKGTTTGEDIFDKVCQTMKELDLDWAKLASITTDGAPCMVGASRGLIGRMNREMEERGLTAPLQVHCIIHQQALCCKVLKWDSVMKAVVSCINFIRANGLKHRQFQQFLSELESAYGDVLYYTEVRWLSRGRVLRRFYELLPEINAFLHSKGKTVPELIDPEWKWHLAFLTDVTEMLNGLNLQLQGQGKLICDMYSHIKAFELKLALLLEQVKKHNFTHLPATQNLSAENPAVPFPAEKCVEALEMLKAEFSVRFRQLHAHAKEIRLFQNPFVADIDEAQPFYQFELAELQNCDVLKDAFKPNSLVDFYAALPNDTYPNIKKHAMKMSTLFGSTYICEQTFSRMKLMKSPMRSRLTDEHLHQCLRVAVTRMEPDIQLLTGQMQAHSSH